A segment of the Cohnella algarum genome:
AATCGTCGACGTATCCCGTTCGTTCTGCTGAACGACCGTCTCCTCCGTCGATTCCACGGTAACCATCACGTCCGCCGTCCCGACGCCGACCATGTTTTCGAGCATCTCCTTCAGCCGGGTTTCCAGCGTCGTTTCGATTTCGACGAACGGATCGTCGACCCGGGCCGCTCCCGCGGTCATCGTCTGCTGCTCGGGCGAATCGTTGTCGCCCAGCGGAGCGTAATCTTTGTCGCCCGACGGATCGATCGTCTTCACGTTGAGGAGATTGGCGACGAGAATGAGGGCGGCTCCGATGAGCCCAATCAGCACGAGCCAGCGGAACGCCTTGACCCGGCGCGGTCCTCCCGGTCCTCCTCCGATGAACGTTTCCAACTGCTGCAGCCATTTTGCCATGGAACACCCCCTTATCCCGAATTTCCGCCGCCGGCCTCCGTCACGACCGCGATGCGGTCGGCCGAAACCCCCCACCGCGCGGCGAGCTGCGCGGCAATCTTTTGCCTCGTCCGGCTGTCGGCCTCCGATTCGCCCTCAAGCCGTTCCGGGGAAGCTTGTTCCGGTTCGACGCCCGCTCCGTTTTCGGCGAAGACGGGCAACTCGTCCGTCCCGATCCGGACGTCGACGGGCGCTACCGGCTCCACTTCCGCAATGCCTCTGCCCGGCGACGATGCCGGGCCGGCAGGCTCGGCGGGGGCGGCGAGAACGAGCGTTATCCCCGCAACCCGCTGCCCTTCCGGCGTCGTTTCGACGTCCACCTCCACCCGGCGGACGTCCACCCCTTGTTCCCGTTCCACTTCGCGCTCGATCTCCCCGGCAAGCCGATCCGTCGCGAGCGTTGCCGCCCGCTCCGCCCACACCGCCTGCAGCCGCTCGCCGTCTTCCCGGATGCGGGCCAGCTCGTCCGCCGACGACTCCGGCGAGCGGCTTGCCGATTCGATCCCCATCGCCAGCCGTTCCCCGAAATCGCCGCGTATCCATTGCAGGAGCGGCGTCACCATCGTCAGCAGAATGAACAATCCCGCGACGAGCCGGACATAGCGCTGCATCACCCGGTTCGGCAACAGAAGGTCGGCGAGCGAAGCGAGCAGCACGACGGCGATGATTTGCTGAAGCCACTTGGCCAGCGCGTCGATCATGCGTTCACCTCCCGCGTCGTCAGCGCAGCATCACCGAAGCGTTGCCCGCCGTCAAAATAATCGTCACGGCAAGGAAGAACATCAGCCCGACCGAAGCCAGCGCGGCAAAGACGTAAATGAGCGTTTTCCCGATCGTTTGCAGGCAGCCCGCGATCGGCGAGTCCCCGAGCGGCTGCAAAACGGCTGCCGACAAGTTGTAAATCAGCGCCAGCGTCAAAATCTTGATCGCCGGGAACGCGCACAGAAAGAGCAAAATGATGACTCCCGTAAGTCCGACCGCGTTTTTGACGAGCAGGCTGGCCGACAAAACGGTATCCGCCGCGTCGGAAAACATTCTGCCGACGACGGGCACGAAATTTCCCGTGACGAACTTGGTCGTCTTGAGCACGATCCCGTCCGCCACCGCCCCGGTCGCCCCCTGAACCGAAAGAACGCCGAGAAACAACGTGAGCAGGATGCCCAGCATGCTGACGCTGACGCTGCGAAGCAAATTGGCGAGCTGCGTCACCTTGTACCGGTCCGACACGGCGCTGGCCAAATGCAGGACGGCGGAAAAGAACAGCAGCGGAAAGACGACCAGGTGAATGAGCGTGCCGATCGAGTGAATCATGAACACGATCAGCGGATGCATGACCGCGACGGTCGTGACCCCTCCCGAACCGGCAAGCAGCGTCAGCAGCAGCGGGACCATCGCCAGCATGAACTGCACCATGCCGCTGATCGCTTCCTCCGCGTAGGCCGTGGCGCTGCGGAAGCTGTTGACGGCGATGATGAGGAGCACGATGTACGCGATCGAATAGGCGACCCGGCTGACCGCGTTCCGCTCGAACGCGTTTTGCATCGTTTCCAGGATCATCGCGAACACGGCGAGCAGCACGATCGTCACGACGAGCTTGCCGCTGTACAGCAGCTCGTGAAGGAAGTACCGCGCGAGTCCTCCGAGCGCCTGGGAAACACTCCAGGGCTTCCCTTCCGGAAACATCATTTGACTGAGTTCCGGTATTTGTCCTTCCGGAAAGTAGCCGCCGTATTCGCGCCCCAGCTTGTTCCAAAATTGCTCGATCTGGCTCATGTCGACGTCCCCGGACTGCTGTACGGCGAGCTCCCCCGCCAACTCGCCCGCATCCGGTTGACCGGAAACCTCTTGCCGCCCTTCGGCCGCCGGCGCCGCGGAGAAGGCGAGCCTGTCCGTTCCGGCCCGCTCCCCGGCGGAAGGAGGCGGTTCGGAAGATGCGAACGCCTGCGCGGCATGCGGCAAAAACGACAGCGCCAATGCCGAGAGCAGCAGCGCCAGCTGCGCCCAGGCCGAGTTTTTTGCGAGAAGCGCCCGGTTTCGCATCGTTCCCCCCCGTTCCCGTTCCTCCTCAAGCCGGCAACAGGTTCAAGACCGTCTCGATCAAAACGCCGATGATCGGCACCGCCATGACCAGGATCAATACTTTGCCGGCGAATTCGATTTTGGACGCCACGCTTTCGAGTCCGGCGTCGCGCACGATTTGCGCGCCGAATTCCGCGATATAGGCGATGCCGATAATTTTGAGCATCGTCTTCAGGTACACCGACGAAATGCCGGACCGATCCGCCAAATCCTCGAGCACCGACACGACGCCTTCGATTTTTCCGATCATCGTCAGGAAGATGGCGACGCCGACGAACGCCGCCAGCAAAAAGGCGAACATCGGCTTCTGTTCCCGTATGACCAGAATGAGGATGGTCGCCAGCAGTCCGATGCCTACAATTTGAAGGATATCCAGCGTCCTCACCCGCTCGTTCCCGCTTCGCGCTACTGAAACAGGAATATCGTCTTGATCTCCTGGAACAAGTCGTTCAGCATTCTGACAACCATAAACAGCACGACGACGAATCCGATCACCGTCACCCAATGCGCCATATCTTCCTTGCCCATCTGTTTAAGCACGGTATGGATCATGGCTACGATAATGCCGATCCCGGCAATCTGAAAAATGGTGCTGACATCGATGTTCATGACTAACGGCCTCCCTGCTTACAGCATCAGGATAACGACCAGGGCCGCCCCAAGCACTCCCAGATTGCGGCTAAGCTTCTCGTAGCGCTGCTGGTCTTCCCGTGCCGAAGCCTCTTCCGTCTGCAGCTGCAGCACCGCCAAACGCATATGCTTGAGCTGATCTTCCCGCCCGCTGCCGCCGAGCGACGCTCCGAGCCGGAGCATCGCTTCCTTCTCGCCCGCCCGCATCGCCGTTTTCGGCCAGCCCTCGTGAATCGAGCTTTCCCAGCATTGCTGCACCGTCGCCCCGGTCCCGTCCCGCAAGCGCTCCGAAGCGCCGGCGAACAAAGCCGCCAGGGGCGGCGGGTGAAGAAGCGAGGAAATGCGGTCGAGCGCGTCCGGCAGCGGCGTCTGCCCGTAGCCGATTTCCGTCTCCAGCCTTTGCATCGCATGCAGCAGCTGGCGGATCTGGCGCGGACGTTCGGCGAACTTGGCCGCCTGAAGAAAACCGAGCAACGTTCCGGCAAACAGCACGAGCGCCGCTCCGACAAGCTTAAGCATGTTCCGCCTCCCGTCCGGCATCTTCCGCCCGGGACGGAGAGCGGATGCTCGGAAACGGCCGCGGGACTCCGCCCCCGCCGCCCGGCGATCCCGCCGCCGAACCGGACCGCGTTTCCTCCGTTTCGGGCGGCGCGTCGCGCGGCGAAGCGCGCGAACGCGTTCCGCCGCCGCGCCATTTCTCGTCCGCATCCCGGTCGGAATAGACGAGGTGCCGCACTTTGTCGCCTTGGCGGGACAACAGCACATAAGCGCCGAACACGCGCTCCCGGGCGAGCTCCGACAGCACCGGGCGCATAAGCACGTCGTCGAGGCCGGCCGCGTGAGCAGTGGCGATCACCCTTACGCCCGCGTGAAGCGCTTCGCGCAACGCGTACGCATCCTCGCCGCGGCCGATTTCGTCGACGACGACGACCTCGGGAGACATCGAGCGAATCATCATCATGATGCCTTCGGCCTTCGGGCAGGCGTCGAGCACGTCGGTGCGGGGGCCCAGATCGAACGTCGGGATTCCTCTTTCGCTGGCGGCGATTTCCGACCGCTCGTCCACGATCCCGACTTTCCGTCCCCCCCAGCCCGCCGCCTGCGGATGCCCCCATTCCCCGGAGCTGACGGCTCGGGCCATATCGCGAAGCAGCGTCGTTTTGCCGTGCTGCGGCGGGGACACGATCAGCGTATGCTTGACCGTCCGGGCGGCCGGATCGAGCAAGCTGGGCAGAACGGCCGCCGCGCAGCCGACGCGAGGACGAGCTATGCGCACGTTAAAGCCCGCGATGTCTTTGACCTGGCGGACCGCGCCGCCTTCCGTGACGGTTCTTCCGACGAGGCCGATCCGGTGCCCTCCCGAAACGGTCACGTATCCGCGGCGAAGCTCCTCCTCCACGGCATAAAGCGAATGATTCGTTATCGTTTCGAGCAATGCCCTGCATTGGTCCCGATCCGGCTTATAGGCGGATTTGAAATCGCCGGTTACCGAACCGTCGGACCGGACGAAGCCGTAGCGCCCTTCATAGCCGATTTCCAGCGGACGATTTTCCCGAATCCGGATTTCCTCCAATGTCCCGGCGATCGCTTGCGGCAGGCCGGCCAAAAGGCTTCGCAAAACGGAAGGCATCAGGTCCAACCAGTTGGGCGCCATCAGAGATTCCCCCCTTTTTTCGAGACGTTGTCCATTTCTGATTCATATGTATGCTTGTACGAGGCGATTATGTCACCTTGTCCGCATTTCGCCGCGTC
Coding sequences within it:
- the spoIIIAD gene encoding stage III sporulation protein AD, which gives rise to MDILQIVGIGLLATILILVIREQKPMFAFLLAAFVGVAIFLTMIGKIEGVVSVLEDLADRSGISSVYLKTMLKIIGIAYIAEFGAQIVRDAGLESVASKIEFAGKVLILVMAVPIIGVLIETVLNLLPA
- the spoIIIAC gene encoding stage III sporulation protein AC; protein product: MNIDVSTIFQIAGIGIIVAMIHTVLKQMGKEDMAHWVTVIGFVVVLFMVVRMLNDLFQEIKTIFLFQ
- the spoIIIAE gene encoding stage III sporulation protein AE, whose product is MRNRALLAKNSAWAQLALLLSALALSFLPHAAQAFASSEPPPSAGERAGTDRLAFSAAPAAEGRQEVSGQPDAGELAGELAVQQSGDVDMSQIEQFWNKLGREYGGYFPEGQIPELSQMMFPEGKPWSVSQALGGLARYFLHELLYSGKLVVTIVLLAVFAMILETMQNAFERNAVSRVAYSIAYIVLLIIAVNSFRSATAYAEEAISGMVQFMLAMVPLLLTLLAGSGGVTTVAVMHPLIVFMIHSIGTLIHLVVFPLLFFSAVLHLASAVSDRYKVTQLANLLRSVSVSMLGILLTLFLGVLSVQGATGAVADGIVLKTTKFVTGNFVPVVGRMFSDAADTVLSASLLVKNAVGLTGVIILLFLCAFPAIKILTLALIYNLSAAVLQPLGDSPIAGCLQTIGKTLIYVFAALASVGLMFFLAVTIILTAGNASVMLR
- the spoIIIAF gene encoding stage III sporulation protein AF; protein product: MIDALAKWLQQIIAVVLLASLADLLLPNRVMQRYVRLVAGLFILLTMVTPLLQWIRGDFGERLAMGIESASRSPESSADELARIREDGERLQAVWAERAATLATDRLAGEIEREVEREQGVDVRRVEVDVETTPEGQRVAGITLVLAAPAEPAGPASSPGRGIAEVEPVAPVDVRIGTDELPVFAENGAGVEPEQASPERLEGESEADSRTRQKIAAQLAARWGVSADRIAVVTEAGGGNSG
- the spoIIIAA gene encoding stage III sporulation protein AA; this translates as MAPNWLDLMPSVLRSLLAGLPQAIAGTLEEIRIRENRPLEIGYEGRYGFVRSDGSVTGDFKSAYKPDRDQCRALLETITNHSLYAVEEELRRGYVTVSGGHRIGLVGRTVTEGGAVRQVKDIAGFNVRIARPRVGCAAAVLPSLLDPAARTVKHTLIVSPPQHGKTTLLRDMARAVSSGEWGHPQAAGWGGRKVGIVDERSEIAASERGIPTFDLGPRTDVLDACPKAEGIMMMIRSMSPEVVVVDEIGRGEDAYALREALHAGVRVIATAHAAGLDDVLMRPVLSELARERVFGAYVLLSRQGDKVRHLVYSDRDADEKWRGGGTRSRASPRDAPPETEETRSGSAAGSPGGGGGVPRPFPSIRSPSRAEDAGREAEHA
- the spoIIIAB gene encoding stage III sporulation protein SpoIIIAB; this translates as MLKLVGAALVLFAGTLLGFLQAAKFAERPRQIRQLLHAMQRLETEIGYGQTPLPDALDRISSLLHPPPLAALFAGASERLRDGTGATVQQCWESSIHEGWPKTAMRAGEKEAMLRLGASLGGSGREDQLKHMRLAVLQLQTEEASAREDQQRYEKLSRNLGVLGAALVVILML
- the spoIIIAG gene encoding stage III sporulation protein AG — translated: MAKWLQQLETFIGGGPGGPRRVKAFRWLVLIGLIGAALILVANLLNVKTIDPSGDKDYAPLGDNDSPEQQTMTAGAARVDDPFVEIETTLETRLKEMLENMVGVGTADVMVTVESTEETVVQQNERDTSTITEESDRNGAKRHITDVTRDGQVVLYEVSGSQTPIVVKKIKPRVRGVLIVAKGGENATVHKLIAEAVSRGLDVPIHRISVVPRKQ